The genome window GCTCCCGCACCAGCAGCATCAgttttttcttgcctttgtaGATTTGTTTGAGATTGTCAATGAACTGGGCAAACTGTATGTGCCCGTCCTGCGCCAGAAGGAAGGTCTCCCTGGCCTTGCTGAGGAACTCGATGAACTCCCCGTAGTGCCGCGGGCTGATGTGGGTGAGCCGCGAGTGGGTGGTGTTGATGTAGGCGCTTATCGTGGCGTCCAGCAGCTGCCGCAGGGGTGCTTTGTCGGTGGACATCAGCTTCCCCGAGTTCCTGCGGCCGGGGATGCCGGCCAGCCCTGGGGCCGTCATGGTGCAGCGGCGGAGGATGTCCGACAGCACCGTGGCACAGTGCACGCTCTTCACCACCAGCGGGATGATGGCCGCCAGCTCGTTTTTGCCCAGGGAGTGGCTCAAGGCGCAGGCCCAGAGCACGTCGTTGATGGCCGGGTGCGTGTCCTGGTTGTAGGCCAGGTTGAGGTGCGTCATGGCCAGCGAGGCCAGCTTGAAGGCCCGCAGCGGGTAGCCCCGGTGCTCCATGTAGCGGGCGATGGTGAAGAGCTGCGTGTAGGTCATGCCGGTGGAGGCAGCGTCGATGACGATCTGGTAGGCGGTCTCGAAGGCAATGTGGTCCTTCTCGCAGAGAGTGAGGGCGGACAGGGCGCAGTTCTGCGGGTCCTTCATGGCACACTGCAGCGCCAGGGTGCGGGCGCAGCTGGCCAGCTCCTCCCGCTGCGGGTAGTCCAGGCTCAGGCGCAGGATGGTGTTGTGGGACATCACCGTGGCGGCCACGATGCTGGTGGCTTCCGTGGGGGTGAACAGCGAGTACCAGCTCTGCAAGATGCTCACCAGAGCCCTCACTCCTGCAAGAGATGCAGGGGTCAGGAGAGCTCAAAAACTCAAGCCCAGGGCCATAAGCGGCTTTAGGGATCCCTGTGCCCATCCTTCTTCCACCACACGTGGGCCAGACACTCACCCACTTCCGTAGCGCACGTCACCAGCCACCTCACCATCTCCCGCCGCCGCCAGTTGAGGGTGGACAGGGTCATGCGCATCACCTGCGAGGCAAACACAGGGTGACCCTCTACTCTATGGAGATCCAATAAGGCCATCCAACACCACGGTGCTCCCCCAAattccccacagccctgctcactATCAACTCCCTGTGAAGCTTTCAGATGCTGCCTCACCCAAAACTTCCCCCAAACctcagcagaggctgagctCTACCTCTCAAGGCCATGCAATGATTAATGTACCCCTTCCATGAGACCCCTGCATGGCATGGGGAACCATCTGCTTGGTGGAAAACCATCACCAGAGTTAGCAGGGCAGAAGAGCCACTGGCATCCCCCGTGCTATCCCATACCTGGAGCCCCAGCTCCAGTGCCACGTTGAGGAGTGTTGTGTCCGAGTTGCTGTCAGCTGGAGTGGCAATCTTGAACGCGTCCTGGGCCAGCTTGAAGATCAAGGAGGAGGAGTGGATGTTCTTCTGGATGGCTTCCAGCACCGTGCGCAGACGCAGCATGTCCCCTGAATGCAGGCAAGGATGGTCAGACGGCTCAGCCTCCCCCCAGTAACATCCAGCTCTACTGTATCACCCAGGATGTGCTGTCCATCCATGCCTTCACTGGCCATAACATCACGATGCTTTCCCGGAAACCATTTGGCAGGTTCCTGACTTGACCCCAAGCCTGGACCCCCAGCTCAGAGCCTTGTGGGAGACATCAGCCCCTCCTATCAGCCCCTGTAGGACACGATGTGGGGAGAGGGACCTCTGGTGTGAGCACAGACCAGAGATGCCGACATGCCCCATCACCCTGTCTTGTTCCAGATTCGTGTTTCTGCTCCCATAGTCACCAACTGAGCAGATGAGCCTCatgcagagaaaactgaaaaaaacgCACAGCAATGTGAAAACCCTAGAGCTGCACCTGGGTACACACAGACATCTCAGATGACTAATAGCTAAATATATCGCCTGCCACCCACAGCAGCCGCTTGCACCACCACCAGCATCCAAATCTCCCGAAAATGGCTAGCGGGGGCGTGGGTGAGAAACGCTGCGAGGACACAGGATCGCACTGGGacatgctgcagcaggggaacACCCAGGGAAAGACACAGTGGGAGAAACAGATGTAATCCACCAGCCCTACAGCCCCAGCATAAAGCTCTCATCCCCACAAGGGGCTGAGAAACTAATAAGCCACTTGCATCCAGGTACCTGCAAGGAGAGGCATGACACTACCAGCCCTGGACAAGCAGAGAGGTGGAGGAGATCAGGGTGGagacaatcatagaatgggttgggttggaaggaccttaaagcccatctaTTCCAACCCCTGCCTCAggctggctgctccccaccagatcagactgcTCAGGTCCCATCCCAACTTGGCCTttggcacctccagggatggggcaaggAGGTTCTATGCTGGTGTCTGCCAGTACTTGAGCAAAGGGAAACTTGTCTGCAGTAAAATCCTTTCTGTGCAGCTATGTCTCATCACCCACATACTAGAGGATCCAAAAGGGCTTCCCACTTCtggaggggctgctgggtgctctcCAAACCAAGTTCTCCAGCACTGTTAGATCCCCTCCCCATCACTCCATCAATATTGCTCCCCACCaaatccctccccagccctTGCGCAGCTACCCTCCATCACCCCTGGTCCCACACCAACCTTTGGCCGCCGTGAGCATGGTGGATGCCAGTTCACACTGCTGAGACTCCAGGTGCCCCAGAGTGAACCAGCGTGGGTACCTGCTGGGCACCACCGACACCAGGTGGTGGGGGTGAGTCACATCACCAGACGGTGCTGTGGTTTCCAGCACTGGCAACCTGAAGGACAAACAGAGGAGACAACATCAGACCAGTCCCAGGACATGGTGATGGGGGCGACAAGGGGGCTGTATCCTGCAGTGCCTCTGAAAGCCTCCTGCTGCCACACACGTGTGGGGGCTGCCGGGCTGCGTGCACACCACATGGGCATGGGGATCAATATCAGACCTACTTGAAAGGAGGAGAATGATCCGTGAAGTGATTTATAAActtggaaggaaaaacacaagcatcaggaaaaaaaaaaaaggaaagagaagaaaagaaaaaaaagaaaaagagaaagcccTCCTCCCTCTGTGCTCCTTTCATGTCAAAGCATCCAGCAGCACTCCCGGCTGCATCATCTGGTTCTCCTTAAGATGCTCGGTTATGATCAGAAGCAGCAGTACATTTCCCCAGGGCCTCCGCAGTGGTTTTTGGTTACCTGCCTGAGTGGTGATATTCCAAAGCCTGAAAATCTCAGGAAGCCAAGGGAAAGAGAGCAGGAGCCTTGCTTCACCTGCTGCAGTGGCAGAACTGAGTCAACCCTTCCACACTCCCGTTTCCTGACCTGAGTGTCACTAATCCCAGGGCTTGCAGGAAGGAAATGTCCCCCTGGATAAAGGGAGCGTCAGACGTCTCTGCTTTTCCCAGAACAAAAACCAGAATGCATCATGCACCAACCTCATGGCTCGCAAAGCCAGCTTGTATGCCAGGTCTGCATcgtggggcagcagggcagagaaCAGGTATTTGGCAAAGGTGTGCATAGGGACGCTCTCACGGTGGATCACTTCTCCCAAGCCACTGAAAGGACCACCTACAAGCAAAGCCCATTGGCCATCATTAGCACGAACACATCATCAGCATTAGTCTCTGGCTACCCTGAAGCTGTCTTCGGTACCTCAAAGAGAAGCTCTcaccttccagcagcaggatgcaCTGCTTCCTTAGGGTCTGCACCAGCACCGGGTCCAGCTCCAGGTCCTGCAGGCGGGCTATGATCTGCTCCTCATTGCGGCACACCTTGTCCTGGGCATAGAGGCCTTCGGGCATCACTCtctgctgccccatccccatcaGGGCCACCTCCAAGGCCAGGGACAGGTAGGACTCGCCGCTGTCTTGGCTGCCGGTTGTGACGGGCACGTGTTGGTAGACGGGGGGTTTGGTGTCCCCAGTGTCtggaagaaggaggagaggtGCAGAAGAGTTAGAGGAGCCTCCTCAGGAGGGAGAACcagagctgagaaaaaaaacctttccaaTTCAGAAGCAAGACCCAATGCTTTCCTTGCTGCCTGCCTTTGGTTACTCAAAGATGATGGAGATGTGAGGTTTCACCCTTCTCCTTGCTCTCCACTATGAGACACAGGAGCCCCCAGACCCATGCACAAGAGGACACACAGCTGATACCAGAGCCTTCCCATGGACCAGCACATCTTGGCCCAGCTCTGCcaagcagctgccctgctctgctgcaaacCCCAGGGTTGGGGAAAGAGGAAGCATGGAGCTCAGGAGCCCTGAGGCCAAGCATTGCGCCCAGCATCAGCTGGAGCTCCCTGGCAGAGAGTGAGGGAGCACTCAGTACCTGAGATTTCAAGGCAGTTTTCCTCTTCTAATCTACAGGCTTCAGTCAGTGTGAGAAAGAGGCAGCCGATGGGGTTCAGAGGGTGGCCCACCCAGCCCTCCAGGTTGGTGATGGTGGTTGCTCCtcgctgcagcagctctgtaaaagaagagggaaaaaaaaaaaaaagcaaaataaatgaatagtgAGAAATTTATGATGGATTCTCCACCGAGAGAGGTCTCCAAGATCAGAGGCTTTTTCTTACCCCATGGGCTGGGGACACAGGTACCTCCAGGGAACCACAACCAGGGACCTCTCCAGCGGCCATGGGAAATTTCCAAGGGCCACAAGCAGTTCAGAGTAGCCACCACGAGGTCGCTCAGACAACAGGGGGAGCAGGCACCCAGTACAAAAAGGTGCTCCAAAGGCTGGAGGAAATGCTGCAGATCAACCTCAGTTCCAGGAGGACACACAGGTGTCCATAAAGCAATGGCTGCCTCAATGACTTGGAAGGCATGCTCTCAAGCTGGCTGAGCTAGCAGGGCCCAGAAGAGCTACCAACCActgtcagcactgcagcaacCAGCCCTAGCTCTCTGCCAACTGCAATTGCAAATTGAGCAACACTGGTCTGGTCTCCCAGTCCATGTTACTCAGCAAATGCAGTGTGGAGGTAGCAcacacagccagctcctgcagcactgcggACAAGCAGCATCACCTGCTATCACCCATGCAATCCATGCACACAACTAGAGAGCAGGAACAGCTTGTGTGCCTGGGCATCTCTGTGTCCTTAATGTATGGGTACAGTGGCAGTTTGGCTCATGCAACTGGATGTGCCAGTTTGTCCTTTTGGGTGCACATAGTCCCATAGAGCGCTGCCCCATCTCTGAGCTCTGAGTGTCTTCTCCACCGCCTGGGACACCCCGGCCAGCATCGGTGGGCCCCTtctccagcccctctgctcctaCCTTTCTTCTGATGCTTGTAGATttccagctgcctctgctgctgcagtcgCAGGGTGTTGATGATGGCAACGGTTAACCGCAGAGCCTCTCGGGGATAGCCGTGGGAGCGCAGGGCGTCCACCCGAGCACAGGCTGTCGGGACATGTTCTGCAAGGCAAGGGCAGACACAAGGCAGGCTGAGCCAAGGGAGAGCAGAAATTCAGGGGATGACGGGGAAGAAAACCTGACAGCACCAAGCTTCAGGGCATCTTCTTCTGCTTATCTCCTCCACACCCCAGATCCTTGCCTGTAAGTCCTCACTCTCCCACTGCACTTGGCTGAAATGCTTACTGGGAATACTCGTGGGACTTCCCCCCACGTCCAGCCTGCAGCAGTCCCTAAATCCTGACCCCCACAAACCTTATCTAGtggaagcagaagcagagtgCGTTCAGCTCCATGCTGGGGACACTGGCAGATTCGGGATGACATTCTGAACTGCTTCTGTGATGGCTGCATGGagtgagctctgcagagaccTCATCTCTTCCACAGCCCTCCTGCCTGGTGTTTTATTATTAGGAGCAGTTGCGTGAAACCCCCAAGACTCAGAGTTGCTTAGAAATtcatctgctcctgctgctcattGCTCACCTGAAATCACAAGCAACTGTGGAGAGGATTATGACTGAGTGAGAAATTAGCAGGAGCAGATGACATGACATGCCGCATAACAAGCGGCGAAAATCccattttcttgcaaaatgtcctaccaaggggaaaaaaaaaaaaaaggcaagcacAGAAGATCTAAAGTTATGGCAGAAGGATCATTTCTATTCCTGGAAGAGATCAGAGTGCTTTGGAAATGCAGACAGCCACTTCCACAAATGAGGTTTCCATGTCCCAGAGGTCACCAGCAAGGAACATGAGGAAGAGGTTTAAGAACAAACACATCTACGAGAGAGCTTCTTGttgttcattctttttgtttgctaaATGGATGAAATATTCAGCTTCTCACTGAATTCATCATGCAAGCTGCTGACAAACCTCACTCCTGCCCCGGCACAAGGTCCCTGAAGGGGTACCAAGGAAGCGAAAGCACTAACTCTAAAATCAAGGCGACTGTACCATCCAGCTGTGCCGCAGGGCTCATTAGAGTCTGTGCCAGAGAAAGGGAGATGTGTCCATCACATCTACCCTAGACCCAGTCCTAGGGAGCATCAGCCCATGCCAACACCTACAGCTGCTATAGGAAATCCATCCCAGAGTAGAAATGTCCTCTCCTGCTCTACCTATGCCA of Numida meleagris isolate 19003 breed g44 Domestic line chromosome 7, NumMel1.0, whole genome shotgun sequence contains these proteins:
- the ZSWIM5 gene encoding zinc finger SWIM domain-containing protein 5 isoform X3, with amino-acid sequence MHRKRQHLVRNSPHWHQLGRGFHLSGTVTEPATATEPEMTYKVAISFDRCKITSVTCGCGNKDIFYCAHVVALSLYRIRKPDQVKLRLPISETLFQMNRDQLQKFVQYLITAHHTEVLPTAQKLADEILSSNSEINQVHGAPDPTAGASIDDENCWHLDEEQVREQVKLFLSQGGYYGSGKQLNSMFAKVREMLRMRDSNGARMLTLITEQFMADPRLSLWRQQGTGITEKCRQLWDELGALWVCVVLNPHCKLEEKSCWLRQLRKWGEMDVCPLEDGNYGNELPNITNALTQSSSHSQDSLARPRRTVFTRAIEGCDLHWQDSHLQRIISSDFYVSPAYQREGESLLFNSQGQPLWLEHVPTACARVDALRSHGYPREALRLTVAIINTLRLQQQRQLEIYKHQKKELLQRGATTITNLEGWVGHPLNPIGCLFLTLTEACRLEEENCLEISDTGDTKPPVYQHVPVTTGSQDSGESYLSLALEVALMGMGQQRVMPEGLYAQDKVCRNEEQIIARLQDLELDPVLVQTLRKQCILLLEGGPFSGLGEVIHRESVPMHTFAKYLFSALLPHDADLAYKLALRAMRLPVLETTAPSGDVTHPHHLVSVVPSRYPRWFTLGHLESQQCELASTMLTAAKGDMLRLRTVLEAIQKNIHSSSLIFKLAQDAFKIATPADSNSDTTLLNVALELGLQVMRMTLSTLNWRRREMVRWLVTCATEVGVRALVSILQSWYSLFTPTEATSIVAATVMSHNTILRLSLDYPQREELASCARTLALQCAMKDPQNCALSALTLCEKDHIAFETAYQIVIDAASTGMTYTQLFTIARYMEHRGYPLRAFKLASLAMTHLNLAYNQDTHPAINDVLWACALSHSLGKNELAAIIPLVVKSVHCATVLSDILRRCTMTAPGLAGIPGRRNSGKLMSTDKAPLRQLLDATISAYINTTHSRLTHISPRHYGEFIEFLSKARETFLLAQDGHIQFAQFIDNLKQIYKGKKKLMLLVRERFG
- the ZSWIM5 gene encoding zinc finger SWIM domain-containing protein 5 isoform X2 → MSLPSAALGPGVVEGVISEVWLFPCRCHALGADTCFSVWKLLLAWEEDGKLISGFHLSGTVTEPATATEPEMTYKVAISFDRCKITSVTCGCGNKDIFYCAHVVALSLYRIRKPDQVKLRLPISETLFQMNRDQLQKFVQYLITAHHTEVLPTAQKLADEILSSNSEINQVHGAPDPTAGASIDDENCWHLDEEQVREQVKLFLSQGGYYGSGKQLNSMFAKVREMLRMRDSNGARMLTLITEQFMADPRLSLWRQQGTGITEKCRQLWDELGALWVCVVLNPHCKLEEKSCWLRQLRKWGEMDVCPLEDGNYGNELPNITNALTQSSSHSQDSLARPRRTVFTRAIEGCDLHWQDSHLQRIISSDFYVSPAYQREGESLLFNSQGQPLWLEHVPTACARVDALRSHGYPREALRLTVAIINTLRLQQQRQLEIYKHQKKELLQRGATTITNLEGWVGHPLNPIGCLFLTLTEACRLEEENCLEISDTGDTKPPVYQHVPVTTGSQDSGESYLSLALEVALMGMGQQRVMPEGLYAQDKVCRNEEQIIARLQDLELDPVLVQTLRKQCILLLEGGPFSGLGEVIHRESVPMHTFAKYLFSALLPHDADLAYKLALRAMRLPVLETTAPSGDVTHPHHLVSVVPSRYPRWFTLGHLESQQCELASTMLTAAKGDMLRLRTVLEAIQKNIHSSSLIFKLAQDAFKIATPADSNSDTTLLNVALELGLQVMRMTLSTLNWRRREMVRWLVTCATEVGVRALVSILQSWYSLFTPTEATSIVAATVMSHNTILRLSLDYPQREELASCARTLALQCAMKDPQNCALSALTLCEKDHIAFETAYQIVIDAASTGMTYTQLFTIARYMEHRGYPLRAFKLASLAMTHLNLAYNQDTHPAINDVLWACALSHSLGKNELAAIIPLVVKSVHCATVLSDILRRCTMTAPGLAGIPGRRNSGKLMSTDKAPLRQLLDATISAYINTTHSRLTHISPRHYGEFIEFLSKARETFLLAQDGHIQFAQFIDNLKQIYKGKKKLMLLVRERFG
- the ZSWIM5 gene encoding zinc finger SWIM domain-containing protein 5 isoform X1, producing MGLAVAGNECWLNAGVSTDTGATSMQVCGPTLPAITSLKQWMDQMLFVSSNSYSFHLSGTVTEPATATEPEMTYKVAISFDRCKITSVTCGCGNKDIFYCAHVVALSLYRIRKPDQVKLRLPISETLFQMNRDQLQKFVQYLITAHHTEVLPTAQKLADEILSSNSEINQVHGAPDPTAGASIDDENCWHLDEEQVREQVKLFLSQGGYYGSGKQLNSMFAKVREMLRMRDSNGARMLTLITEQFMADPRLSLWRQQGTGITEKCRQLWDELGALWVCVVLNPHCKLEEKSCWLRQLRKWGEMDVCPLEDGNYGNELPNITNALTQSSSHSQDSLARPRRTVFTRAIEGCDLHWQDSHLQRIISSDFYVSPAYQREGESLLFNSQGQPLWLEHVPTACARVDALRSHGYPREALRLTVAIINTLRLQQQRQLEIYKHQKKELLQRGATTITNLEGWVGHPLNPIGCLFLTLTEACRLEEENCLEISDTGDTKPPVYQHVPVTTGSQDSGESYLSLALEVALMGMGQQRVMPEGLYAQDKVCRNEEQIIARLQDLELDPVLVQTLRKQCILLLEGGPFSGLGEVIHRESVPMHTFAKYLFSALLPHDADLAYKLALRAMRLPVLETTAPSGDVTHPHHLVSVVPSRYPRWFTLGHLESQQCELASTMLTAAKGDMLRLRTVLEAIQKNIHSSSLIFKLAQDAFKIATPADSNSDTTLLNVALELGLQVMRMTLSTLNWRRREMVRWLVTCATEVGVRALVSILQSWYSLFTPTEATSIVAATVMSHNTILRLSLDYPQREELASCARTLALQCAMKDPQNCALSALTLCEKDHIAFETAYQIVIDAASTGMTYTQLFTIARYMEHRGYPLRAFKLASLAMTHLNLAYNQDTHPAINDVLWACALSHSLGKNELAAIIPLVVKSVHCATVLSDILRRCTMTAPGLAGIPGRRNSGKLMSTDKAPLRQLLDATISAYINTTHSRLTHISPRHYGEFIEFLSKARETFLLAQDGHIQFAQFIDNLKQIYKGKKKLMLLVRERFG
- the ZSWIM5 gene encoding zinc finger SWIM domain-containing protein 5 isoform X4, coding for MTYKVAISFDRCKITSVTCGCGNKDIFYCAHVVALSLYRIRKPDQVKLRLPISETLFQMNRDQLQKFVQYLITAHHTEVLPTAQKLADEILSSNSEINQVHGAPDPTAGASIDDENCWHLDEEQVREQVKLFLSQGGYYGSGKQLNSMFAKVREMLRMRDSNGARMLTLITEQFMADPRLSLWRQQGTGITEKCRQLWDELGALWVCVVLNPHCKLEEKSCWLRQLRKWGEMDVCPLEDGNYGNELPNITNALTQSSSHSQDSLARPRRTVFTRAIEGCDLHWQDSHLQRIISSDFYVSPAYQREGESLLFNSQGQPLWLEHVPTACARVDALRSHGYPREALRLTVAIINTLRLQQQRQLEIYKHQKKELLQRGATTITNLEGWVGHPLNPIGCLFLTLTEACRLEEENCLEISDTGDTKPPVYQHVPVTTGSQDSGESYLSLALEVALMGMGQQRVMPEGLYAQDKVCRNEEQIIARLQDLELDPVLVQTLRKQCILLLEGGPFSGLGEVIHRESVPMHTFAKYLFSALLPHDADLAYKLALRAMRLPVLETTAPSGDVTHPHHLVSVVPSRYPRWFTLGHLESQQCELASTMLTAAKGDMLRLRTVLEAIQKNIHSSSLIFKLAQDAFKIATPADSNSDTTLLNVALELGLQVMRMTLSTLNWRRREMVRWLVTCATEVGVRALVSILQSWYSLFTPTEATSIVAATVMSHNTILRLSLDYPQREELASCARTLALQCAMKDPQNCALSALTLCEKDHIAFETAYQIVIDAASTGMTYTQLFTIARYMEHRGYPLRAFKLASLAMTHLNLAYNQDTHPAINDVLWACALSHSLGKNELAAIIPLVVKSVHCATVLSDILRRCTMTAPGLAGIPGRRNSGKLMSTDKAPLRQLLDATISAYINTTHSRLTHISPRHYGEFIEFLSKARETFLLAQDGHIQFAQFIDNLKQIYKGKKKLMLLVRERFG